In Zea mays cultivar B73 chromosome 7, Zm-B73-REFERENCE-NAM-5.0, whole genome shotgun sequence, the following proteins share a genomic window:
- the LOC100277508 gene encoding uncharacterized protein: MAGPKRGIELVDTIVLEYDMRIKAGDKEQDDLQLIDGVSVKDDISTQDRDVFTRRIRGEYGVVEISMSRLNYAVEATVQVLVSEVYSSFNMHLGCFTSGLQEEIQLFDGAVDESGVLKRSVIAVRMGTSMDLKFKVGSEASLPVEHCCSFKANQHGCVSQEIKTDRALVSVNVTWSTLPLVRL, encoded by the coding sequence ATGGCTGGTCCTAAACGAGGGATCGAATTGGTAGACACTATTGTACTCGAATATGATATGAGGATCAAAGCAGGTGACAAAGAACAGGATGATCTACAGCTGATTGATGGTGTATCAGTCAAGGACGACATAAGCACCCAGGACCGTGACGTATTCACAAGACGAATCCGTGGCGAATATGGCGTAGTTGAGATATCTATGTCACGTCTTAACTATGCAGTTGAGGCTACTGTACAAGTTCTCGTATCTGAAGTGTATAGCAGCTTCAATATGCATCTCGGATGTTTTACCAGCGGGCTGCAGGAAGAAATCCAGCTCTTTGATGGTGCCGTTGACGAGTCAGGTGTCTTAAAGAGATCGGTGATTGCTGTGAGGATGGGTACTTCTATGGATTTGAAGTTCAAGGTAGGTTCAGAGGCATCCTTACCTGTGGAGCATTGCTGTTCCTTCAAGGCGAACCAACATGGGTGCGTTAGTCAAGAGATTAAGACTGATCGTGCGTTGGTTTCAGTAAATGTCACGTGGTCAACTTTGCCTTTAGTTAGACTATAG